One genomic region from Paroceanicella profunda encodes:
- the recN gene encoding DNA repair protein RecN, with translation MLHGLTIRDIVLIEALDLAFRPGLNVLTGETGAGKSILLDALGFALGGRGRGSLLREGAASGSVTAEFDLPEGHAAHGILAEAGLPGGDELILRRQIDSAGRSRAFVNDARCGAEVLRALADTLIEIHGQQDDRGLLDPRNHRSLLDLHAGAGPLVEETRAAWRAASAARRALAEARAAQESAAADADFLRHAVAELAEFDPQPGEDEALDIARRRMQAAERIREDVARAAEALGPAGAEGLMGDASRWLSGAADGAEGGLDEALDALERALTELGEAQQGVERALGNLDFRPEDLETTEERLFALRGLARKHRVLPDQLPDLAEALAARLEVIDGGAESLAKLERAVSEAEALYDTRAAALSALRAEAAGRLDREIVAELAPLKLDRARFATAISAAEPGPEGRDEVIFTVSTNPGTAPGPLNRIASGGELSRFLLALKVCLAARSGGLPMVFDEIDRGVGGATAAAVGRRLETLAQGGQVMVVTHSPQVAARGAHHWRIRKSVEGGQTRTAVEKLDEAERGTEIARMLSGETVTPEALAAARALIES, from the coding sequence ATGCTGCACGGGCTCACGATCCGCGACATCGTGCTGATCGAGGCGCTGGACCTCGCCTTCCGGCCGGGGCTCAACGTGCTCACCGGCGAGACCGGGGCCGGCAAGTCGATCCTGCTCGACGCGCTCGGCTTCGCGCTGGGCGGGCGGGGGCGCGGGTCGCTGCTGCGCGAGGGGGCGGCCTCGGGCTCGGTGACCGCCGAGTTCGACCTTCCCGAGGGCCACGCCGCGCATGGCATCCTGGCCGAGGCCGGGCTGCCGGGGGGCGACGAGCTGATCCTGCGCCGGCAGATCGATTCCGCCGGGCGCAGCCGGGCCTTCGTGAACGATGCGCGCTGCGGCGCCGAGGTTCTGCGCGCGCTGGCCGACACGCTCATCGAGATCCACGGACAGCAGGACGACCGCGGGCTGCTGGACCCGCGCAACCACCGCAGCCTGCTGGACCTGCACGCCGGCGCCGGCCCGCTGGTGGAGGAGACTCGCGCGGCCTGGCGCGCCGCCAGTGCCGCGCGCCGGGCGTTGGCCGAGGCCCGTGCCGCCCAGGAGAGCGCTGCCGCCGACGCGGATTTCCTGCGCCACGCGGTGGCCGAGCTTGCGGAGTTCGACCCCCAGCCCGGTGAGGACGAGGCGCTCGACATCGCGCGCCGCCGCATGCAGGCCGCCGAGCGCATCCGCGAGGACGTGGCCCGGGCCGCCGAGGCGCTGGGCCCCGCCGGTGCCGAGGGGCTGATGGGGGATGCCAGCCGCTGGCTCTCCGGCGCCGCCGACGGGGCCGAGGGCGGGCTGGACGAGGCGCTCGACGCGCTGGAGCGGGCCCTGACCGAACTGGGCGAGGCCCAGCAGGGGGTGGAGCGCGCGCTCGGCAACCTGGACTTCCGCCCCGAGGACCTGGAGACCACCGAGGAGCGCCTGTTCGCGCTGCGCGGCCTTGCGCGCAAGCACCGGGTGTTGCCGGACCAGCTGCCCGACCTGGCCGAGGCGCTGGCCGCCCGGCTGGAGGTGATCGACGGCGGGGCGGAGAGCCTTGCGAAGCTCGAACGCGCCGTGAGCGAGGCCGAGGCGCTCTATGACACCCGGGCCGCCGCGCTGAGCGCGTTGCGCGCGGAGGCGGCCGGGCGGCTGGACCGCGAGATCGTGGCCGAGCTGGCGCCGCTGAAGCTGGACCGGGCGCGCTTCGCGACCGCGATTTCCGCCGCCGAGCCGGGGCCGGAGGGGCGCGACGAGGTGATCTTCACCGTCTCCACCAATCCGGGCACCGCGCCGGGGCCGCTGAACCGCATCGCCTCCGGGGGGGAGCTGTCGCGCTTCCTGCTGGCGCTGAAAGTGTGTCTGGCGGCGCGGTCCGGCGGGCTGCCGATGGTGTTCGACGAGATCGACCGCGGGGTGGGCGGCGCCACTGCCGCCGCCGTGGGCCGCCGGCTGGAGACGCTGGCACAGGGCGGCCAGGTGATGGTCGTCACCCATTCGCCCCAGGTCGCGGCCCGCGGCGCGCACCACTGGCGGATCCGCAAATCGGTGGAGGGCGGCCAGACCCGCACCGCCGTGGAGAAGCTGGACGAAGCCGAACGCGGCACCGAAATCGCCCGGATGCTCTCCGGCGAGACCGTGACCCCCGAAGCCCTCGCAGCCGCCCGCGCCCTGATCGAGAGCTGA
- a CDS encoding cell division protein FtsQ/DivIB — protein sequence MQPLIAERDTPAPAPALAAAPPAPRQKRDPAPSRIRYRLGRLWLRPWVRAAVRIWIPTLVLVGSGWLLFSRPETREALDTVYARAVDAVRERREFRLVGMSITGASEPLKAQIAEAVGVAFPVSSLDLDLAKVRDRVEALAAVREARVSVVGENVLALSVVEQQPAAILRDGDELALLDTDGHRIAQISDRAVRADLPLLLGTGAEQAVPEALALLRIARPIVSRLRGFVRVGERRWDIVLDRGQRIMLPEKGALSALERVIALQQAEDLLSRDATHIDMRDGERPVLRLTPYAIGEMNRSRTATPQGEET from the coding sequence TTGCAGCCGCTGATCGCCGAACGTGACACGCCGGCGCCCGCGCCGGCCCTCGCCGCCGCGCCGCCGGCGCCGCGCCAGAAGCGCGACCCCGCGCCCTCGCGCATCCGCTACCGGCTGGGCCGGCTCTGGCTGCGCCCCTGGGTACGTGCCGCGGTGCGCATCTGGATCCCCACGCTGGTGCTGGTGGGCTCCGGCTGGCTGCTGTTCTCGCGCCCCGAAACCCGGGAGGCCCTCGATACCGTCTACGCCCGGGCCGTGGACGCGGTGCGCGAGCGGCGCGAGTTCCGCCTGGTGGGGATGAGCATCACCGGCGCCTCCGAGCCGCTGAAGGCCCAGATCGCCGAAGCGGTGGGCGTGGCCTTCCCGGTGTCCTCGCTGGACCTCGACCTCGCCAAGGTGCGTGACCGGGTGGAGGCCCTTGCCGCCGTGCGCGAGGCGCGGGTTTCCGTGGTGGGGGAGAACGTGCTGGCGCTTTCCGTCGTGGAGCAGCAGCCGGCCGCCATCCTGCGCGACGGCGACGAACTGGCCCTGCTGGACACCGACGGCCACCGCATCGCCCAGATCTCGGACCGCGCGGTGCGCGCCGACCTGCCGCTGCTGCTGGGCACCGGCGCGGAGCAGGCGGTGCCCGAGGCGCTGGCGCTGCTGCGCATCGCCCGGCCGATCGTGAGCCGGCTGCGCGGCTTCGTGCGCGTGGGCGAGCGGCGCTGGGACATCGTGCTCGACCGCGGCCAGCGCATCATGCTGCCGGAGAAGGGCGCCCTCTCCGCGCTGGAACGGGTGATCGCCCTGCAGCAGGCCGAAGACCTGCTCTCGCGCGATGCGACCCATATCGACATGCGCGACGGCGAACGCCCCGTGCTGCGCCTCACGCCCTACGCGATCGGCGAAATGAACCGCTCGCGCACCGCGACCCCGCAAGGAGAAGAAACATGA
- the ftsZ gene encoding cell division protein FtsZ has protein sequence MTLNLRMPEERELRPRITVFGVGGAGGNAVNNMIAKNLEGAEFVVANTDAQALQQSRASRSIQLGSEVTQGLGAGAKPEVGCAAAVESIEEIVDHLAGSHMCFITAGMGGGTGTGAAPIIAKTAREMGILTVGVVTKPFTFEGTKRMRIAETGINDLQAVVDTLIIIPNQNLFRLANEKTTFTEAFMLADDVLYQGVKGVTDLMVRPGIINLDFADVRSVMDEMGKAMMGTGEAEGEDRAIQAAEKAIANPLLDEISLKGARGVLINITGGDDLTLFELDEAANRIRAEVDPEANIIIGSTLDPSMEGVMRVSVVATGIDAVAREIAPPVPQRRSAEQSRPAPVAEQAAPAPAEQPAEPTAAIHTFVPPQNPHHEEPVQQAAPAPAAAEPEPLAAAPEHPRRGEPSPDTLRRLQAAVNKVPNEQQQPVQRPTAEQAHALSQAEERGALNRLIHRMTGQQAAAGREASAAPAAERRQPEMKQAAPRRVDEDEQARIDIPAFLRRQAN, from the coding sequence ATGACCCTCAATCTGAGAATGCCGGAGGAGCGTGAACTGCGCCCTCGTATCACTGTGTTCGGCGTCGGCGGCGCCGGCGGCAACGCCGTGAACAACATGATCGCGAAAAACCTCGAGGGCGCGGAGTTCGTCGTGGCGAACACCGACGCCCAGGCGCTCCAGCAGAGCCGCGCCTCGCGCTCCATCCAGCTGGGCTCCGAGGTCACGCAGGGTCTGGGCGCGGGCGCCAAGCCCGAGGTGGGGTGCGCCGCCGCGGTGGAGAGCATTGAGGAGATCGTCGATCACCTCGCGGGCTCCCACATGTGCTTCATCACCGCAGGCATGGGCGGCGGCACCGGCACCGGAGCCGCCCCGATCATCGCCAAGACCGCCCGCGAGATGGGCATCCTCACGGTGGGCGTGGTCACCAAGCCCTTCACCTTCGAGGGCACCAAGCGGATGCGGATCGCGGAGACCGGCATCAACGACCTGCAGGCCGTGGTCGACACGCTGATCATCATCCCGAACCAGAACCTGTTCCGGCTCGCCAACGAGAAGACCACCTTCACCGAGGCCTTCATGCTGGCCGATGACGTGCTCTACCAGGGCGTGAAGGGGGTCACCGACCTCATGGTCCGCCCCGGCATCATCAACCTTGACTTCGCCGACGTCCGCTCCGTGATGGACGAGATGGGCAAGGCGATGATGGGCACCGGCGAGGCCGAGGGCGAGGATCGCGCCATCCAGGCCGCCGAGAAGGCCATCGCGAACCCGCTGCTCGACGAGATCAGCCTGAAGGGCGCGCGCGGCGTGCTCATCAACATCACCGGCGGTGACGACCTCACCCTGTTCGAGCTCGACGAGGCGGCCAACCGCATCCGCGCCGAGGTGGACCCGGAAGCCAACATCATCATCGGCTCCACGCTGGATCCGTCGATGGAGGGCGTGATGCGCGTCTCCGTGGTCGCCACCGGCATCGATGCCGTGGCCCGCGAGATCGCCCCCCCGGTGCCGCAGCGCCGCTCCGCCGAGCAGTCCCGCCCGGCGCCGGTGGCAGAGCAGGCCGCTCCGGCTCCCGCCGAGCAGCCGGCCGAGCCGACGGCCGCGATCCACACCTTCGTGCCGCCGCAGAACCCGCATCATGAGGAGCCGGTGCAGCAGGCCGCTCCGGCCCCGGCCGCCGCCGAGCCGGAACCCCTTGCCGCGGCGCCCGAGCACCCGCGCCGCGGGGAGCCGTCTCCCGACACGCTGCGCCGCCTTCAGGCCGCGGTGAACAAGGTGCCGAACGAGCAGCAGCAGCCGGTGCAGCGCCCGACCGCCGAGCAGGCGCATGCCCTCTCGCAGGCCGAGGAGCGCGGGGCCCTGAACCGCCTCATCCACCGGATGACCGGCCAGCAGGCTGCCGCCGGCCGCGAGGCCTCCGCCGCCCCGGCCGCCGAGCGTCGTCAGCCCGAGATGAAGCAGGCCGCCCCGCGCCGCGTGGACGAGGACGAGCAGGCCCGGATCGACATCCCGGCCTTTCTGCGGCGCCAGGCCAACTGA
- a CDS encoding thioesterase family protein: MTDQPEASAVATPLQHVLPGWIDYNGHMNVGYYAIAFDQAFEHFLTDALALGEAWVAETGQGPYALQSHMHYLDELLEGAAFRVNFRLLDADAKRLHVFAEMRREADGALCATLEQLLMNVDLTTRRSTPYPPEAQARIAALRAAHAGLERPAQAGAPIGIRRRG, from the coding sequence ATGACAGACCAGCCCGAGGCCAGCGCCGTCGCCACCCCGCTGCAACACGTCCTCCCCGGCTGGATCGACTACAACGGTCACATGAACGTGGGCTACTACGCCATCGCCTTCGACCAGGCCTTCGAGCATTTCCTGACCGATGCGCTGGCGCTCGGCGAGGCCTGGGTGGCGGAGACCGGGCAGGGGCCCTACGCGCTGCAGAGCCACATGCATTATCTCGACGAGCTGCTGGAGGGGGCCGCCTTCCGCGTGAACTTCCGGCTGCTGGACGCCGATGCCAAGCGGCTGCACGTCTTCGCCGAGATGCGCCGGGAGGCGGATGGCGCGCTCTGCGCCACGCTCGAGCAGTTGCTGATGAACGTCGACCTCACCACCCGACGCTCCACCCCCTATCCGCCGGAGGCACAGGCCCGCATCGCGGCGCTGCGCGCGGCCCATGCCGGGCTGGAACGCCCCGCCCAGGCCGGCGCGCCCATCGGCATCCGCCGCCGGGGGTGA
- the lpxC gene encoding UDP-3-O-acyl-N-acetylglucosamine deacetylase: MQTTLRREFSLVGTGLHSGRPARLTVRPAIAEHGIWFKRVDVRDRDPLVPAAWDAVSDTTLNTRIANASGVTVSTIEHLMAALSGCGVSNALIEIDGPEVPIMDGSARVFVEAIRATGLRSLSVARRVIRVRKTVEVEQGNARAILAPADRLEIDFEIDFSDAAIGHQHKTLSMVNGTFAEQLSDSRTFCRQEEVDMMRSRGLALGGTLDNAIVVEDGRVLNPEGFRHEDECVRHKMLDAVGDLALAGAPIIGRYTGIRAGHGLTNKLLRKLFLTDGAIEFVTAAEGAPYLQGFHMPALSVAV; this comes from the coding sequence ATGCAAACCACATTGAGACGCGAATTCTCTCTGGTCGGGACTGGCCTGCACTCGGGCCGCCCTGCACGGCTCACCGTGCGCCCGGCTATCGCAGAACACGGGATCTGGTTCAAGCGGGTGGACGTTCGTGACCGCGACCCGCTGGTTCCGGCCGCGTGGGACGCCGTGTCCGACACCACGCTCAACACCCGCATCGCCAATGCCTCCGGGGTCACGGTCTCGACCATCGAGCATCTGATGGCCGCGCTCTCGGGCTGTGGCGTCAGCAATGCGCTGATCGAGATCGACGGGCCGGAAGTGCCGATCATGGACGGCAGCGCGCGGGTGTTCGTCGAGGCCATCCGCGCCACCGGCCTACGCAGCCTCAGCGTCGCGCGCCGGGTGATCCGCGTGCGCAAGACCGTCGAGGTGGAGCAGGGCAACGCACGTGCCATCCTCGCGCCGGCGGACCGGCTGGAGATCGACTTCGAGATCGACTTCTCCGACGCCGCCATCGGCCACCAGCACAAGACGCTGAGCATGGTCAACGGCACCTTCGCCGAACAGCTCTCGGACAGCCGCACCTTCTGCCGCCAGGAAGAGGTGGACATGATGCGCTCCCGCGGGCTCGCGCTCGGCGGCACGCTGGACAATGCCATCGTGGTGGAAGACGGCCGGGTGCTGAACCCCGAGGGCTTCCGCCACGAGGATGAGTGCGTGCGCCACAAGATGCTCGACGCCGTGGGCGACCTCGCGCTGGCCGGCGCGCCGATCATCGGCCGCTACACCGGCATCCGGGCCGGCCACGGGTTGACCAACAAGCTGCTGCGCAAGCTGTTCCTTACCGACGGGGCGATCGAATTCGTCACCGCGGCAGAGGGCGCCCCCTACCTGCAGGGTTTCCACATGCCCGCGCTCAGCGTCGCCGTCTGA
- a CDS encoding FAD-binding oxidoreductase, translating to MPHDTAIARLRNLLGDRLSTSDAIRDHHGQNESYYPVTLPDAVAFPASTEEVSAVMTICHEEGCPVVAWGTGTSLEGHALAFRGGITLDLSRMDKVLQVNDEDLDVVIQPGVTREALNTELRATGLFFPIDPGANASLGGMAATRASGTTAVRYGTMKDNVLALEVVLADGRVIRTGTRARKSSAGYDLTRLMVGSEGTLGIITELTLKLHGQPEAISSAICAFDGIDAAVSAVQMVIQMGIPVARIEFVDAMSIRGFNVHAGTAMPEMPHLFLEFHGSEGAVAEQAERVGEIVAEFGGGDFQWTNKPEERNALWHMRHNAYYAAKALRPGCWVLTTDVCVPISRLAEAVTVTRADIDASALEATILGHVGDGNFHCAILVDPDSPAELAEARELAHRMNARALAMGGTVTGEHGVGLGKMKYMDEEHGAAWAVMAQIKRALDPSNILNPGKMVEVN from the coding sequence ATGCCGCACGATACCGCCATTGCCCGCCTGCGCAACCTGTTGGGTGACCGCCTCAGCACATCCGATGCGATCCGCGATCATCATGGGCAGAACGAAAGCTACTATCCTGTCACGCTTCCGGACGCCGTGGCCTTTCCCGCCTCCACCGAGGAGGTGAGCGCGGTGATGACCATATGCCACGAAGAAGGTTGCCCGGTCGTTGCCTGGGGCACGGGAACCTCGCTCGAAGGCCACGCCCTGGCCTTCCGCGGCGGCATCACCCTGGACCTGAGCCGGATGGACAAGGTGCTCCAGGTCAACGACGAGGACCTGGACGTGGTGATCCAGCCCGGTGTCACCCGCGAGGCCCTGAACACCGAGCTGCGCGCCACCGGCCTGTTCTTCCCCATCGACCCGGGCGCGAACGCCTCGCTCGGCGGCATGGCCGCCACCCGCGCCTCCGGCACCACCGCCGTGCGCTACGGCACGATGAAGGACAATGTCCTCGCGCTGGAGGTGGTGCTGGCCGATGGCCGGGTGATCCGCACCGGAACCCGGGCGCGCAAGTCCTCCGCCGGCTATGACCTCACCCGCCTGATGGTGGGGTCCGAGGGCACGCTGGGCATCATCACCGAACTCACCCTGAAGCTGCACGGCCAGCCGGAGGCGATCTCCTCGGCGATCTGCGCCTTCGACGGCATCGACGCGGCGGTGAGCGCGGTGCAGATGGTCATCCAGATGGGCATCCCGGTGGCGCGCATCGAATTCGTCGACGCGATGTCGATCCGCGGGTTCAACGTGCATGCCGGCACCGCCATGCCGGAGATGCCGCACCTGTTCCTGGAGTTCCACGGCTCCGAGGGCGCGGTGGCCGAGCAGGCCGAGCGCGTGGGCGAGATCGTGGCGGAGTTCGGCGGCGGCGATTTCCAGTGGACCAACAAGCCCGAGGAGCGCAACGCGCTCTGGCACATGCGCCACAACGCCTATTACGCGGCCAAGGCCCTGCGCCCCGGCTGCTGGGTGCTGACCACGGATGTCTGCGTGCCGATCTCCCGGCTGGCGGAAGCCGTCACCGTCACCCGGGCGGACATCGACGCGAGCGCGCTGGAGGCGACCATCCTGGGCCATGTCGGCGACGGCAACTTCCACTGCGCCATCCTGGTGGACCCGGACAGCCCGGCCGAGCTGGCCGAGGCCAGGGAGCTCGCTCACCGCATGAACGCCCGCGCCCTCGCCATGGGCGGCACGGTGACCGGCGAACACGGCGTGGGCCTCGGCAAGATGAAGTACATGGACGAGGAACACGGCGCGGCCTGGGCGGTGATGGCCCAGATCAAGCGCGCGCTGGACCCGAGCAACATCCTCAACCCCGGCAAGATGGTCGAGGTGAACTGA
- the ftsA gene encoding cell division protein FtsA — translation MSSRLFESQRYMRDRLRSALRRGVVGVIDIGSSKISCLILKVDVERLDAHRADGHGSQGGLDALRAIGFSSTRSRGVSMGEIAVMDETERGIRTVLAQAQKHANTRVDQVIVSIAGGQPRSYGVSGEVGVANGEVSAMDIGAALAACDMPSFGEGRDVIHAQPVNFTLDHRTGLADPRGQVGARLSVDMHMLTVSHAAIRNIAHVVKRCDLDLAGVAVSPYASGLSALVEDEMELGAACVDMGAETTSVSVFLKRHMIFADMVRLGGQHITQDIAQAFAAPVEDAERTKTLHGELQATGMDDREMLELRRIGADREYERRQISRTELIGVIRPRVEEILEDVRASLDAAGFEYLPSQRVVLTGGTSQMPGMEDLASRILGRQVRIGRPLRIQGLPLPATAAPFSATVGLAAYAARPQDECWDFDLPARHGPLRLRRAMRWFRENW, via the coding sequence ATGAGTTCCCGCCTTTTCGAGAGCCAGCGCTACATGCGCGACCGTCTGCGCTCCGCGCTGCGGCGCGGCGTGGTGGGGGTGATCGATATCGGGTCCTCCAAGATCTCATGTCTCATCCTGAAGGTGGACGTGGAGCGGCTGGACGCCCACCGCGCGGACGGCCACGGCTCCCAGGGCGGGCTGGACGCGCTGCGCGCCATCGGCTTTTCCTCCACCCGCTCGCGCGGGGTGAGCATGGGCGAGATCGCGGTGATGGACGAGACGGAACGCGGCATCCGCACCGTGCTCGCCCAGGCGCAGAAACACGCGAACACCCGGGTGGACCAGGTGATCGTCTCCATCGCCGGCGGCCAGCCGCGCTCCTACGGGGTGTCGGGCGAGGTGGGCGTGGCGAATGGCGAAGTCTCGGCCATGGATATCGGCGCGGCCCTTGCCGCCTGCGACATGCCCTCCTTCGGCGAGGGGCGCGACGTGATCCACGCCCAGCCGGTGAACTTCACCCTCGATCATCGCACCGGCCTCGCGGACCCGCGCGGCCAGGTGGGCGCGCGCCTCTCGGTGGACATGCACATGCTTACCGTGAGCCATGCCGCCATCCGCAACATCGCCCATGTGGTGAAGCGCTGCGACCTCGACCTCGCGGGCGTGGCCGTCTCGCCCTATGCCTCCGGCCTCTCGGCGCTGGTGGAGGACGAGATGGAGCTGGGCGCCGCCTGCGTGGACATGGGGGCGGAGACCACCTCCGTCTCCGTCTTCCTCAAGCGGCACATGATCTTCGCCGACATGGTCCGCCTCGGCGGCCAGCACATCACCCAGGACATCGCCCAGGCCTTCGCCGCCCCCGTGGAGGATGCGGAGCGCACCAAGACCCTGCACGGCGAGCTGCAGGCCACCGGCATGGACGACCGCGAGATGCTGGAGCTGCGCCGCATCGGCGCCGACCGCGAGTACGAGCGCCGTCAGATCTCGCGCACCGAGCTCATCGGCGTCATCCGCCCGCGGGTGGAGGAGATCCTGGAGGACGTGCGCGCCAGCCTCGACGCCGCGGGCTTCGAATACCTCCCCTCCCAGCGGGTGGTGCTCACCGGCGGCACCAGCCAGATGCCGGGCATGGAAGACCTCGCCAGCCGCATCCTCGGCCGGCAGGTGCGCATCGGCCGGCCGCTGCGCATCCAGGGCCTGCCGCTGCCGGCCACCGCGGCACCGTTCTCGGCCACCGTGGGCCTTGCCGCCTACGCCGCCCGGCCGCAGGACGAATGCTGGGATTTCGACCTTCCCGCGCGCCACGGACCGCTGCGGCTGCGCCGCGCGATGCGCTGGTTCCGGGAGAACTGGTGA
- a CDS encoding chloride channel protein, which translates to MAARARGPNRMRFWLTALATGLAAGYAAVGFRMAIFELQTFLYGADDVTLATTLASAPWYLVLAIPVLGGLVVGVLLHRFTHDGKVHSVTTVIEGAALHDGRVDRRAGLASALASLITLSTGGSTGREGPVVHLGAVISSWVADRIRADGMTARDLMGCAAAAAVAASFNAPIAGALFALEVVLRHFALHAIAPITVAAVAGAVVSRLHIGNVTEFHLPVSQLAFYVELPAFMLLGLLSGLVATILVRSVLLAEAVADTVTASLRIPRWVRPGISGFLLGLLALGFPHIIGVGYETTRSALLGEFGFWAAVVLVATKVIAVALTFGGRMGGGIFSPSLMIGALTGLAFGHVATALMPGVSGTEALYALAGTGAVAAGVLGAPLSTTMIVFELTGDWHTGVAVMLAVSLSSALASRLVTRSFFLTQLARQGKPIARGVQDYVACTIGLAALIRPLQPGDAPRAAALMAEGRVLEEGARLDAAMPLFRDGAVPVLAVLRGAEPVGLLHEADALRAFSAALVKAGREEHS; encoded by the coding sequence ATGGCGGCGCGCGCGCGCGGGCCGAACCGGATGCGCTTCTGGCTGACCGCGCTCGCCACGGGGCTGGCCGCGGGCTATGCGGCCGTCGGCTTCCGGATGGCGATCTTCGAGCTGCAGACCTTCCTCTACGGCGCCGACGACGTGACGCTGGCCACCACGCTGGCCTCCGCGCCCTGGTATCTGGTGCTGGCCATCCCGGTTCTGGGCGGTCTGGTGGTGGGGGTGCTGCTGCACCGTTTCACCCATGACGGGAAGGTGCATTCCGTCACCACCGTGATCGAGGGCGCGGCGCTGCACGACGGGCGGGTGGACCGGCGGGCCGGGCTGGCCTCGGCCCTCGCCTCGCTCATCACCCTGTCGACCGGGGGCTCCACCGGGCGCGAGGGGCCGGTGGTGCACCTGGGCGCGGTGATCTCCTCCTGGGTGGCGGACCGCATCCGCGCCGACGGCATGACCGCGCGCGACCTGATGGGCTGCGCCGCGGCCGCCGCCGTCGCCGCCTCCTTCAACGCGCCGATCGCCGGGGCGCTGTTCGCGCTGGAGGTGGTGCTGCGCCATTTCGCGCTGCACGCCATCGCCCCGATCACCGTGGCCGCGGTGGCCGGCGCGGTGGTGAGCCGGCTGCACATCGGCAACGTGACGGAGTTCCACCTGCCGGTGAGCCAGCTCGCCTTCTACGTCGAACTGCCGGCCTTCATGCTGCTGGGCCTGCTGAGCGGGCTGGTGGCGACCATCCTGGTGCGCTCGGTGCTGCTGGCCGAGGCGGTGGCCGACACCGTCACGGCGAGCCTCCGCATTCCGCGCTGGGTGCGGCCGGGGATCTCCGGCTTCCTGCTGGGGCTGCTGGCGCTGGGCTTTCCGCACATCATCGGCGTGGGCTACGAGACCACGCGCAGCGCGCTTCTGGGCGAGTTCGGCTTCTGGGCGGCGGTGGTGCTGGTGGCGACCAAGGTCATCGCCGTGGCGCTCACCTTCGGCGGGCGCATGGGGGGCGGAATCTTCTCGCCCTCGCTGATGATCGGCGCGCTCACCGGGCTCGCCTTCGGGCATGTGGCCACGGCGCTGATGCCCGGGGTCTCGGGCACCGAGGCGCTCTACGCGCTGGCCGGCACGGGGGCCGTGGCCGCGGGCGTGCTCGGCGCGCCGCTCTCGACCACGATGATCGTCTTCGAACTCACGGGGGACTGGCATACCGGCGTCGCGGTGATGCTGGCGGTCTCGCTCTCCTCCGCGCTGGCGAGCCGGCTGGTCACCCGGTCCTTCTTCCTCACCCAGCTTGCCCGGCAGGGAAAGCCCATCGCGCGCGGCGTGCAGGATTACGTGGCCTGCACCATCGGCCTCGCGGCGCTGATCCGGCCGCTGCAGCCCGGGGACGCCCCGCGCGCCGCCGCCCTGATGGCGGAGGGGCGGGTTCTGGAGGAGGGCGCCCGTCTTGACGCCGCGATGCCGCTGTTCCGCGACGGCGCGGTTCCCGTGCTCGCCGTGCTGCGCGGGGCCGAACCCGTGGGCCTGCTGCATGAAGCCGACGCGCTGCGCGCCTTCTCCGCCGCCCTGGTGAAGGCCGGGCGCGAGGAACATTCCTGA
- a CDS encoding outer membrane protein assembly factor BamD — protein sequence MAQFGKALKGASCAFLILLAGCSGGDNEQVTQDDRPADQIYADAEAQLDRGNAEEAGQLFDDVERLYPYSSWAKRAMIMSAYAYYRGQQFDKAEQAARRYLDFYPADKDAAYAQYLIGLSYYDQIVDVGRDQELTLKALRALRETELRYPDTEYARQAKLKYDLAMDHLAGKEMAIGRYYLKNGHYLAAINRFRAVIEEYQTTSQTAEALHRLVESYLALGLTDEAQTAGAILGHNFSASPWYQDSYTLLTNNGLRPEASGTGWLRSIYDQVVLGRWL from the coding sequence ATGGCTCAGTTTGGCAAGGCCCTGAAGGGGGCGTCGTGCGCATTTCTGATCCTGCTCGCAGGATGCAGCGGCGGCGACAACGAACAGGTCACCCAGGACGACCGCCCGGCGGACCAGATCTACGCCGATGCCGAGGCGCAGCTGGACCGGGGCAATGCCGAGGAAGCCGGGCAGCTCTTCGATGACGTGGAGCGGCTCTACCCCTATTCCAGCTGGGCCAAGCGCGCGATGATCATGTCCGCCTACGCCTATTACCGCGGCCAGCAGTTCGACAAGGCCGAGCAGGCCGCGCGGCGCTACCTCGATTTCTATCCGGCGGACAAGGATGCCGCCTACGCGCAATACCTGATCGGCCTGTCCTACTATGACCAGATCGTGGACGTGGGCCGTGACCAGGAGCTGACGCTGAAGGCCCTGCGCGCCCTGCGCGAAACCGAGCTGCGCTACCCGGACACGGAATATGCCCGCCAGGCCAAGCTGAAGTACGACCTGGCGATGGACCACCTTGCCGGCAAGGAAATGGCGATCGGGCGGTATTACCTGAAGAACGGCCATTACCTGGCCGCGATCAACCGTTTCCGCGCGGTGATCGAGGAGTATCAGACCACGTCGCAGACCGCGGAGGCGCTGCACCGGCTGGTGGAGAGCTACCTCGCGCTGGGCCTGACCGACGAGGCGCAGACGGCCGGCGCCATCCTGGGGCACAATTTCTCCGCGTCGCCCTGGTATCAGGACAGCTACACCCTGCTCACCAACAACGGACTGCGGCCGGAGGCCTCCGGGACAGGCTGGCTGAGATCCATCTACGATCAGGTGGTGCTCGGGCGCTGGCTCTGA